The following coding sequences lie in one Spinacia oleracea cultivar Varoflay chromosome 1, BTI_SOV_V1, whole genome shotgun sequence genomic window:
- the LOC130464338 gene encoding uncharacterized protein produces MWNVQGAGKQAFVATMREIIKINNPTVIVLVETHLSGDKTQKVCDRLGFSGQTRVEAQGFSGGIWLFWRKELVTVTPYEAHGQHLTVKITKVGGTPWLFSAVYASPDSTIRRDLWKESLSERQGTGGTEMQRRCRSFCDWMETNGLIDLGFSGPRHTWSRGETELTFKSARLDRFMANEDWTLQYEEATVKHLPKACSDHCPIILSTNGFAPIPTSLKPLRFQAAWITHDKFEEFMRANWNNSLPLIPFLSDFAVKLNS; encoded by the exons ATGTGGAATGTTCAAGGCGCGGGGAAACAAGCTTTTGTAGCTACGATGAGGGAGATAATTAAGATAAACAATCCTACTGTCATTGTACTAGTGGAGACGCACTTAAGTGGAGACAAAACTCAGAAAGTTTGCGACCGGTTAGGATTTTCTGGGCAGACAAGAGTAGAGGCTCAGGGATTCAGTGGTGGAATCTGGTTGTTTTGGAGAAAGGAATTGGTAACAGTCACTCCTTACGAAGCTCATGGGCAGCATTTGACAGTAAAAATAACTAAGGTAGGGGGTACCCCATGGCTCTTCTCGGCAGTTTACGCAAGCCCTGATTCAACCATAAGGAGGGATTTGTGGAAAGA GTCGTTGAGTGAGAGACAAGGAACAGGAGGAACAGAAATGCAGAGAAGATGCAGAAGTTTTTGTGATTGGATGGAAACCAATGGGCTTATTGATTTAGGCTTCTCCGGACCAAGGCACACATGGTCTCGCGGAGAAACTGAACTCACATTCAAGTCGGCTCGTTTGGACAGATTCATGGCTAATGAGGACTGGACGTTACAATATGAAGAGGCAACAGTTAAGCATCTACCTAAAGCATGCTCAGACCATTGCCCCATTATTCTGAGCACAAATGGATTTGCACCTATCCCAACATCGTTGAAGCCTTTACGATTTCAAGCAGCCTGGATAACACATGATAAGTTTGAGGAATTCATGAGGGCAAATTGGAATAATTCTTTGCCTCTAATCCCATTTCTCTCGGATTTTGCTGTCAAGTTGAATTCCTAG